From Deinococcus ruber, the proteins below share one genomic window:
- a CDS encoding Nif3-like dinuclear metal center hexameric protein, which translates to MPVLNDLLTWLNARLNAAELVRPGPEQVQRLALALDSADLPPELKADALFLHRAFRLGDQFSGLGVLASHDGFDAELTTGANTTLARHLGWTHIERLHWQGKVLGLKATPPERDWNALIHALYTEFGGLEGHIEPVRPAVSSVALINAMRPDLLTFLAGQGVNACITGQLRPAAVPRARELGLGIAALGHRRSELWGLRQLARELQGQFPELHTRVYGEA; encoded by the coding sequence GTGCCTGTCCTGAACGACCTGCTGACCTGGCTGAACGCTCGCCTGAACGCTGCCGAGCTGGTCAGGCCCGGCCCCGAACAGGTGCAGCGCCTCGCCCTCGCGCTGGACAGCGCCGACCTGCCGCCGGAACTGAAGGCCGACGCGCTGTTTCTGCACCGGGCCTTTCGGCTGGGCGACCAGTTTTCCGGGCTGGGCGTGCTGGCATCGCACGACGGCTTCGATGCCGAGCTGACCACCGGAGCCAATACGACGCTGGCACGGCACCTGGGCTGGACGCACATCGAGCGGCTGCACTGGCAGGGCAAGGTGCTGGGGCTGAAAGCCACTCCGCCCGAGCGCGACTGGAACGCCCTGATTCACGCGCTCTACACGGAATTCGGCGGTCTGGAAGGGCACATCGAACCTGTTCGCCCGGCAGTGTCCAGCGTCGCCCTGATCAATGCGATGCGGCCCGACCTCCTGACGTTTCTGGCGGGGCAGGGCGTGAACGCCTGCATCACCGGGCAGCTTCGGCCCGCCGCCGTGCCGCGTGCGCGTGAACTTGGGCTGGGCATTGCCGCACTCGGGCACCGCCGCAGCGAACTGTGGGGGCTGCGCCAACTGGCCCGCGAACTGCAAGGGCAGTTTCCCGAACTGCACACCCGCGTTTATGGTGAGGCATGA
- a CDS encoding MFS transporter — protein sequence MPWSQPALVVRCILLLMCSEFVRTGLLVSYLPLVAPHLGLSVAAVGLLFSLHYLADAVAKGPVGVLTERYGLGRVLLLGAVLGTAMLWLLHRSPSVPLLALLSTCWGLCYAALWPGVMAAAQHFARPGMTARALAITSVCSVPPIVLGLVGVGQLMQRAAPLGLPVLLTAQLAALILGASVVRLKLPRSEQLAPAAQRRPFRERWGRVAGLLPAALAQTAAPALLATVFYPLLARLNVHLSQLALPVALGVLVGLVTLWTASRLADRTHPRAALTPGLLLLALTFFVAGLPDLKGHLPLVTVLGGLGYGFFIAGWNGLIGRTLPAEYRAAAWGTVMAVESLGTALGPLLGAFMWNLWGQPGVFWTGTGIFLLVQGYYWSVQK from the coding sequence ATGCCCTGGAGCCAACCTGCCCTCGTCGTACGCTGCATTCTGCTGCTGATGTGCAGCGAATTCGTGCGAACCGGGCTGCTGGTGTCGTATCTGCCGCTGGTGGCCCCGCACCTGGGACTGAGCGTGGCGGCGGTGGGGCTGCTGTTCAGCCTGCACTATCTGGCCGACGCTGTTGCCAAGGGGCCAGTCGGCGTTCTGACCGAGCGTTACGGCCTGGGGCGGGTGCTGCTGCTGGGCGCAGTTCTGGGAACCGCGATGCTGTGGCTGCTGCACCGCAGCCCCTCGGTGCCGCTGCTGGCCCTGCTCTCGACCTGCTGGGGACTGTGCTACGCGGCGCTGTGGCCCGGTGTGATGGCAGCGGCGCAACACTTCGCCCGCCCCGGCATGACCGCCCGCGCCCTGGCGATTACCTCGGTGTGTTCGGTGCCGCCGATTGTGCTGGGACTGGTGGGCGTGGGACAACTGATGCAGCGGGCCGCGCCGCTGGGCCTGCCCGTTCTGCTGACGGCGCAACTGGCGGCCCTGATCCTGGGTGCCAGCGTGGTACGGCTGAAACTTCCCCGCAGCGAGCAACTTGCCCCGGCAGCCCAGCGGCGACCCTTCCGGGAACGCTGGGGCCGCGTGGCCGGGCTGCTGCCTGCCGCCCTGGCCCAGACGGCCGCTCCGGCCCTGCTCGCCACCGTCTTCTATCCGCTGCTGGCGCGGCTGAACGTGCACCTGTCTCAGCTCGCGCTGCCCGTCGCCCTGGGCGTGCTGGTGGGGCTGGTAACGCTCTGGACAGCCTCAAGACTGGCCGACCGCACCCATCCCCGCGCCGCCCTGACGCCGGGGCTGCTGCTGCTGGCCCTGACCTTCTTCGTGGCCGGGCTGCCCGACCTGAAAGGCCACCTGCCGCTGGTCACGGTGCTGGGCGGCCTGGGCTACGGCTTTTTTATCGCAGGCTGGAACGGGCTGATCGGGCGCACCCTCCCCGCCGAGTACCGCGCCGCCGCCTGGGGCACCGTCATGGCGGTCGAGTCGCTGGGCACCGCGCTGGGGCCGCTGCTGGGAGCCTTCATGTGGAACCTGTGGGGGCAGCCGGGGGTGTTCTGGACGGGCACGGGGATTTTTCTGCTGGTGCAGGGGTATTACTGGAGCGTGCAGAAGTGA
- the lepA gene encoding translation elongation factor 4, translating into MKFRNFSIIAHVDHGKSTLADRILEHLGAMGERDKRDQTLDTLELERERGITIKSTPVRLNYTRPNGEEYVFNLIDTPGHVDFNYEVSRSLAACEGVLLLVDASQGVEAQTIVNAYLAIDSNLTIIPVVNKIDLPAADPEGAAQELEEVVGIPAEDAIFASGKTGVGVPEILEAIVERIPAPSGSAQAPLKALIFDSVYDAYQGVLLFVRVLEGKVSPKDKINLFSNGKNFEVDRVGTFSPGLVVGQSLEAGEVGWIAAGIRDIQDAQVGDTITRTDFPTDAPFPGFKPAQPVVFSGLYPTDTEDYRKMREALERLKLNDAAFSFEPETSEALGFGFRCGFLGLLHAEIIQERLEREYDLDLIATAPAVIYRITLTSGEVLTTQNPAEFPTRDRMERVEEPYIKLSVMLPEEHVGPVMQLLQERRGSMVTMNYVGKRVELIYEVPFAEILYDFHDRLKSISRGYASMDYEIIDYREGDLRKVDIYVNNDIVDALAVVVHEDKAYSLGRKIVDKMAEVIPRQMWAVPVQAAIGGKIIARATVKAYRKDVLAKCYGGDVSRKKKLLNKQKKGKARMKQIGTVEVPQEAFLAVLSTED; encoded by the coding sequence GTGAAGTTCAGGAATTTTTCAATCATCGCGCACGTCGATCACGGCAAGTCCACGCTTGCCGACCGCATCCTTGAGCACCTGGGGGCGATGGGCGAGCGTGACAAACGCGACCAGACGCTCGATACGCTGGAGCTGGAACGCGAACGCGGCATCACCATCAAGTCCACCCCGGTGCGGCTCAATTACACCCGCCCAAACGGGGAAGAGTACGTTTTCAACCTGATCGACACGCCCGGACACGTCGATTTCAATTACGAGGTCAGCCGCTCACTGGCGGCCTGTGAAGGCGTGCTGCTGCTGGTCGATGCCTCGCAGGGCGTGGAAGCGCAGACCATCGTGAACGCGTACCTCGCCATCGACAGCAATCTGACGATCATTCCGGTGGTCAACAAGATCGATCTGCCCGCTGCCGACCCCGAGGGAGCCGCGCAGGAGCTGGAAGAGGTCGTGGGCATTCCCGCCGAGGACGCCATCTTTGCTTCGGGCAAGACCGGCGTGGGCGTTCCCGAGATTCTGGAAGCCATCGTCGAGCGGATTCCCGCGCCCAGCGGGTCGGCCCAGGCTCCGCTGAAGGCGCTGATCTTCGACAGCGTGTACGACGCGTATCAGGGCGTGCTGCTGTTCGTGCGGGTGCTGGAAGGCAAGGTCAGCCCCAAAGACAAGATCAACCTGTTCTCGAACGGGAAGAACTTCGAGGTCGACCGTGTGGGCACCTTTTCGCCGGGCCTGGTCGTGGGGCAGAGTCTGGAGGCGGGCGAGGTCGGCTGGATCGCGGCAGGCATCCGAGACATTCAGGATGCCCAGGTGGGCGACACCATCACCCGCACCGACTTTCCCACCGACGCGCCCTTTCCAGGCTTCAAGCCCGCTCAGCCGGTGGTCTTTTCGGGCCTGTACCCCACCGACACCGAGGATTACCGCAAGATGCGCGAGGCGCTCGAACGCCTGAAGCTCAATGACGCGGCCTTCAGTTTCGAGCCGGAAACCTCGGAAGCGCTGGGCTTCGGCTTTCGCTGCGGCTTTCTGGGGTTGCTGCACGCCGAGATCATTCAGGAGCGGCTGGAGCGCGAGTACGACCTCGACCTGATCGCCACCGCGCCCGCCGTCATCTACCGCATCACCCTGACGAGCGGCGAGGTGCTGACCACCCAGAACCCCGCCGAATTCCCCACCCGCGACCGCATGGAACGGGTGGAAGAGCCATACATCAAGCTGAGCGTGATGCTGCCGGAAGAGCACGTCGGCCCGGTGATGCAGCTGCTTCAGGAGCGCCGGGGCAGCATGGTGACGATGAATTATGTGGGCAAGCGCGTCGAGCTGATCTACGAAGTGCCCTTTGCCGAGATTCTCTACGATTTCCACGACCGCCTGAAAAGCATCAGCCGGGGCTACGCCAGCATGGATTACGAGATCATCGATTACCGCGAGGGCGATCTGCGAAAGGTCGATATCTACGTGAACAACGACATCGTAGACGCGCTGGCAGTGGTCGTCCACGAAGACAAGGCGTACAGCCTGGGCCGCAAGATCGTGGACAAGATGGCCGAAGTCATTCCGCGCCAGATGTGGGCGGTGCCCGTACAGGCGGCGATTGGCGGCAAGATCATCGCCCGCGCCACCGTGAAGGCGTACCGAAAGGACGTGCTGGCAAAGTGCTACGGCGGCGACGTGTCGCGCAAGAAGAAGCTGCTGAACAAGCAGAAGAAGGGCAAGGCCCGCATGAAGCAGATCGGCACGGTGGAAGTGCCGCAGGAAGCCTTCCTGGCGGTGCTGAGTACCGAGGACTGA
- a CDS encoding cytochrome c-type biogenesis protein: MLTCVASAQTSLSAAQEARAQAIGRTIRCPVCQGLPITESPSDLSQQMMRDLRGQVAAGRSSAQITDYFAARYGDTVLLDPPRRGVNLLLWLGPLLAFVVGGGWLLGYLRRSRRAAVLPEAAAADAKPETDTEPETDEYLEQVRAEVQGSRRGPA; the protein is encoded by the coding sequence GTGCTGACGTGTGTGGCCTCCGCTCAGACCTCGCTTTCTGCGGCTCAGGAAGCGCGTGCCCAGGCCATCGGGCGCACCATCCGCTGTCCGGTCTGCCAGGGGCTGCCGATTACCGAGAGTCCGAGCGACCTGAGCCAGCAGATGATGCGCGATCTGCGGGGTCAGGTGGCGGCGGGGCGCAGCAGCGCACAGATCACCGATTATTTTGCGGCCCGCTACGGCGATACCGTACTCCTTGATCCACCCCGGCGCGGCGTCAACCTGCTGCTGTGGCTGGGGCCGCTGCTGGCCTTCGTGGTGGGGGGCGGCTGGCTGCTGGGCTATCTGCGGCGCAGCAGACGGGCAGCGGTACTGCCAGAAGCTGCCGCCGCAGACGCGAAGCCCGAGACAGACACGGAACCTGAGACAGACGAGTATCTGGAACAGGTGCGGGCCGAGGTGCAGGGCAGCCGCCGGGGGCCAGCATGA
- a CDS encoding c-type cytochrome — protein MTAVIVILLALLLIAGGLLVLAPLRATETADPDAPEREQLEAERERLFAELRALPDQAQGGERDRRPELEGRAARVLRSLDALPPAPAGRLPRGWLWGGLLLAAVLVAVGAFSFVPGWQLAGLNSSEASAVKTAVQLPGLAARAKASGSVPDELSWGNAAFDAGQYDQAAAAYASALKQNPRQPEALRRLGIILLTRNDGQANAASKPNDQAFLLIRTAAQLAPNEPESQLLLGFALSRYGENQAALTALERYRTLNPSGRDADDMITMLRAQLNKSDPGQAVYAANCASCHGTSGNGGIGPSLRRAGLTQDTMKAITLHGKGTMPAFPQLQGTQLSALVALVMGWQK, from the coding sequence ATGACCGCCGTCATCGTGATTCTGCTGGCCCTGCTGCTGATTGCGGGCGGCCTGCTGGTGCTGGCTCCACTGCGAGCCACCGAAACCGCTGACCCGGACGCGCCGGAACGCGAGCAGCTGGAAGCCGAGCGCGAGCGGCTGTTTGCAGAGCTGCGGGCACTTCCCGATCAGGCACAGGGCGGGGAACGAGACCGCAGGCCAGAACTCGAAGGCCGGGCCGCCCGCGTGCTGCGGAGCCTGGACGCCCTGCCGCCCGCCCCGGCTGGACGCCTTCCCCGTGGATGGCTGTGGGGCGGCCTGCTGCTGGCAGCGGTGCTGGTGGCAGTCGGAGCCTTCAGCTTTGTGCCGGGGTGGCAGCTCGCCGGGCTGAACAGCAGCGAGGCCAGCGCCGTGAAAACGGCGGTGCAGCTGCCGGGGCTGGCCGCCCGCGCCAAGGCCAGCGGCAGCGTGCCCGATGAACTGAGCTGGGGCAACGCGGCCTTTGATGCCGGGCAGTACGATCAAGCGGCGGCGGCCTACGCCTCGGCCCTGAAGCAGAATCCTCGCCAGCCGGAAGCGTTGCGGCGGCTGGGCATCATCCTGCTGACCCGCAACGACGGGCAGGCGAATGCCGCCAGCAAGCCCAACGATCAGGCGTTCCTGTTGATCCGCACGGCGGCGCAGCTCGCGCCCAACGAACCGGAAAGCCAGCTACTGCTGGGCTTCGCGCTGTCGCGCTACGGAGAGAATCAGGCCGCCCTGACCGCCCTGGAACGCTACCGCACGCTAAATCCATCGGGCCGCGACGCCGACGACATGATTACCATGCTGCGTGCCCAGCTGAACAAAAGCGACCCCGGGCAGGCGGTGTACGCCGCCAACTGCGCGAGTTGCCACGGCACCAGCGGCAACGGCGGCATCGGCCCCAGCCTGCGGCGAGCAGGGCTGACCCAGGACACCATGAAGGCCATCACGCTGCACGGCAAGGGCACCATGCCCGCGTTTCCCCAGCTTCAGGGCACGCAGCTGAGCGCGTTGGTGGCGCTGGTGATGGGGTGGCAGAAGTGA
- a CDS encoding QcrA and Rieske domain-containing protein translates to MNRRHLLEKWWLLPVGATVATFGYLGLYAARVTRKSVPGAPQFGAAAAVRVADLKQVSTNWADVSFSYGGRPCVLLRIPAATLGSLEVAGQHYAAFSRICTHLGCTVNVVRDTEVLAFSFNYRDPDPQQQHPMLGCPCHFSVFDPLKSGEAVFGKAHLPLPRVRLERRGNELWATGIEAPPQIGG, encoded by the coding sequence ATGAACCGCCGACACCTGCTCGAAAAATGGTGGCTGCTGCCGGTGGGGGCCACCGTTGCCACCTTTGGTTATCTGGGCCTGTACGCGGCGCGGGTGACGCGCAAGAGCGTGCCGGGTGCGCCGCAGTTCGGAGCGGCGGCAGCGGTACGTGTCGCAGACCTGAAGCAGGTGAGCACCAACTGGGCCGATGTGTCCTTCAGCTATGGCGGACGGCCCTGCGTGCTGCTGAGGATTCCGGCGGCCACACTGGGCAGCCTGGAAGTGGCCGGGCAGCACTACGCCGCCTTCAGCCGCATCTGCACGCACCTGGGCTGTACCGTCAACGTGGTGCGCGATACCGAGGTACTGGCCTTCAGCTTCAATTACCGCGACCCCGATCCCCAGCAGCAACACCCGATGCTGGGCTGTCCGTGCCATTTCAGCGTGTTCGATCCGCTGAAAAGTGGCGAGGCGGTCTTCGGCAAGGCGCACCTGCCGCTGCCCCGCGTGCGGCTGGAGCGGCGCGGCAACGAACTGTGGGCCACTGGAATCGAAGCTCCGCCGCAGATCGGAGGCTAA
- a CDS encoding dienelactone hydrolase family protein, with translation MSEYRQDLFRYVAEEFAEAYQEGELPRREFLRRSVLLSGSVPGAKLLLATLGVAGVSAAELAEAQGSAPQNEAATNSYHVDPADTALDAGPVTYAALGRTNFGYLARPKGIASAPIVMIVHENKGLQPHIEDVARRMAKAGYIAFAPDFVSADGGSKKYTDIAQISALIAKLAPADVAAHGLEAVKFLKAQPGAQAEHFGMVGFCWGGGVTWTMTTLLPDLKAAVPFYGPSPSFSDVPKIKAAVLGIYGGLDTRITGNAPATDKVLTDAGVKHEFKIYDGANHAFHNDTGTSYNKAAAENAWASTLIWLRANL, from the coding sequence ATGAGCGAATACAGACAGGATCTGTTCCGGTACGTTGCCGAAGAATTTGCCGAAGCCTATCAGGAAGGCGAACTGCCCCGCCGCGAATTCCTGCGCCGCAGCGTGCTGCTGAGCGGGTCGGTGCCGGGCGCGAAGCTGCTGCTGGCGACGCTGGGCGTGGCAGGCGTGAGCGCCGCCGAACTGGCCGAAGCGCAGGGGTCAGCACCGCAGAACGAGGCCGCGACCAACAGCTATCACGTCGATCCCGCCGACACGGCGCTCGACGCTGGCCCCGTTACCTACGCCGCGCTGGGCCGCACCAATTTCGGCTATCTGGCCCGCCCGAAAGGCATCGCCAGTGCCCCCATCGTCATGATCGTTCACGAGAACAAAGGCCTTCAGCCGCACATCGAGGACGTGGCGCGGCGTATGGCGAAGGCCGGATATATCGCGTTCGCACCCGATTTCGTGTCTGCCGACGGAGGCAGCAAAAAATACACCGATATCGCCCAGATTTCGGCGCTGATCGCCAAGCTGGCTCCGGCAGACGTGGCGGCGCACGGCCTGGAAGCGGTGAAGTTCCTGAAAGCGCAGCCCGGTGCACAGGCCGAACATTTCGGCATGGTCGGCTTCTGCTGGGGCGGTGGCGTGACCTGGACCATGACCACGCTGCTGCCCGATCTGAAAGCCGCCGTACCCTTTTACGGCCCCTCACCCAGCTTCAGCGACGTGCCCAAGATCAAGGCAGCGGTGCTGGGCATCTATGGCGGCCTCGATACCCGCATCACCGGCAATGCCCCCGCCACCGACAAGGTACTGACCGATGCAGGCGTGAAGCACGAATTCAAGATCTATGACGGAGCCAATCACGCCTTTCACAACGACACCGGAACCAGTTACAACAAAGCGGCTGCCGAAAATGCCTGGGCCAGCACGCTCATCTGGCTGCGGGCCAATCTGTAG
- a CDS encoding GNAT family N-acetyltransferase, with protein MTSQPDQGTTLHIRPATFNDAAPLIQTAAHALSVRGETLWHPEEVTADALTRQYPAGHVLLGELEGVPAVTCILIDHDPYFWPAAVPGEALYLHKLAVLPGMQGRGLAHAMLKAAVQEVRARRGHFLRLDTAYLRPRLRAVYEQFGFEYVGEKQNERHHFALYEYAVKD; from the coding sequence ATGACCAGCCAGCCAGACCAGGGGACGACGCTGCACATCCGCCCTGCCACCTTCAACGACGCTGCACCGCTCATTCAGACGGCGGCCCACGCCCTGAGCGTGCGCGGCGAGACGCTGTGGCACCCGGAAGAAGTGACGGCAGACGCCCTGACGCGCCAGTATCCGGCGGGCCACGTGCTGCTCGGAGAACTGGAGGGCGTACCCGCCGTCACCTGCATCCTGATCGATCACGACCCGTACTTCTGGCCTGCCGCCGTGCCGGGCGAGGCGCTGTATCTGCACAAGCTGGCGGTGCTGCCGGGCATGCAGGGGCGAGGGCTGGCCCACGCGATGCTGAAAGCCGCCGTGCAGGAGGTCAGGGCGCGTAGGGGGCACTTCCTGAGGCTCGACACCGCGTACCTGCGCCCACGACTGCGGGCGGTCTACGAGCAGTTCGGCTTCGAGTACGTGGGCGAGAAGCAGAACGAGCGGCACCACTTCGCACTGTACGAATACGCCGTGAAGGACTGA
- a CDS encoding hybrid sensor histidine kinase/response regulator encodes MTQPPSTQASISPSSSGSSSVASQPWTTPGGLTQLRVLHLEDNLLDHELVRSALEDQLTPVPDFLQAEDEASFRAALTEFRPHLIISDFSLPTYDGLSAFELAHSVAPHLPFIIVTGAMGEEVAVDTLRRGVTDYVLKQRLERLAPAVRRALSEFAERERRRLAEAEIRGLNLTLQARLRQVEQLNAVAEERRLQQEDTARQLAESLNLQKTFLAETSHELRTPLTALLGYLRRLEREVGVSQTLSDALRVAQNMTRLVNDLLQLTRGELVQSIEPHFVDLAELLHAVGRDYGVAVQTPPLEIVADPGRLTQVFVNLVGNAVRVCGSPALVSIQAYQQGKDLCIEIIDHGPGIPDDVKPRIFDKFYRGKEAGSAGLGLTIAQQVITAHRGSLSVKDTPGGGATFEVCLPALDESDEDDLELLALAGLEGLDAEELPGAEI; translated from the coding sequence ATGACCCAACCCCCTTCAACCCAAGCTTCCATTTCGCCGTCCTCTTCCGGTTCTTCCTCTGTTGCCAGTCAGCCCTGGACCACGCCGGGCGGCCTGACACAGCTCCGGGTGCTGCACCTGGAAGACAATCTGCTCGATCACGAACTCGTTCGCAGCGCTCTGGAAGACCAGCTCACGCCCGTCCCGGATTTTCTTCAGGCCGAGGATGAAGCGTCGTTCCGGGCCGCCCTGACCGAGTTTCGCCCCCACCTGATCATCTCGGATTTTTCGCTGCCCACCTACGACGGGCTGTCGGCCTTCGAGCTGGCCCACAGCGTCGCGCCGCATCTGCCCTTCATCATCGTGACCGGGGCAATGGGCGAGGAAGTGGCGGTCGATACCCTGCGCCGGGGCGTGACCGATTACGTGCTGAAGCAGCGCCTGGAGCGGCTGGCCCCGGCAGTGCGGCGGGCGCTGTCGGAATTTGCCGAGCGCGAGCGGCGGCGACTGGCCGAAGCCGAGATTCGGGGGCTGAACCTGACGCTTCAGGCGAGGCTGCGGCAGGTCGAGCAGCTGAACGCGGTGGCCGAGGAGCGCCGACTTCAGCAGGAAGACACCGCCCGGCAGCTGGCCGAGTCGCTGAATCTTCAGAAGACCTTTCTGGCCGAGACCAGCCACGAACTCCGCACCCCTCTGACCGCGCTGCTGGGCTATCTGCGGCGTCTGGAACGCGAGGTCGGCGTGTCGCAGACGCTCTCGGACGCGTTGCGGGTAGCACAGAACATGACCCGCCTCGTGAACGATCTGCTGCAACTGACACGCGGCGAACTGGTGCAGAGCATCGAACCGCATTTTGTCGATCTGGCCGAGCTGCTGCACGCGGTGGGCCGCGATTATGGTGTGGCCGTTCAGACGCCGCCGCTGGAAATCGTCGCCGATCCGGGGCGGCTGACGCAGGTGTTCGTCAATCTGGTTGGCAATGCCGTGCGGGTGTGCGGCAGCCCGGCGCTGGTGAGCATTCAGGCGTATCAGCAGGGAAAAGACCTGTGCATCGAGATTATCGACCACGGCCCCGGCATTCCCGACGACGTGAAGCCGCGCATCTTCGACAAGTTTTACCGGGGCAAGGAGGCGGGGTCGGCGGGCCTGGGCCTGACCATCGCCCAGCAGGTGATTACCGCCCACCGGGGAAGCCTGAGCGTCAAGGACACGCCCGGCGGCGGCGCGACCTTCGAGGTGTGTCTGCCAGCGCTGGACGAGTCGGACGAGGACGATCTGGAACTGCTGGCGCTGGCTGGCCTGGAAGGTCTGGACGCCGAGGAGCTGCCCGGCGCGGAGATTTGA
- a CDS encoding TlpA family protein disulfide reductase, producing MTTQTEQTSTKSTVSPVRRFLPPLIAAALVVALGVGLFRGNGQVSGPLVGKPAPSFALQTLDGGTVSLASLKGRPVVLNFWASWCVPCRDEAPILRDLSEKQTAGGLAVVGVVFSDKDLNGIKSFIQQYGLAYPSLLDPKLDTAISYGVSGVPETFFIDKNGMVRGYDQGGLTADRLNAGLNSIGVTF from the coding sequence ATGACCACTCAGACTGAACAGACTTCCACCAAATCGACCGTCTCCCCTGTTCGACGCTTCCTGCCGCCCCTGATCGCTGCCGCGCTAGTGGTGGCGCTGGGCGTGGGGCTGTTCCGGGGAAACGGGCAGGTCAGCGGGCCGCTGGTCGGCAAGCCCGCGCCCTCGTTCGCGCTGCAAACCCTCGACGGCGGCACGGTCAGCCTCGCCAGTCTGAAGGGGCGTCCGGTGGTGCTGAATTTCTGGGCGTCGTGGTGTGTGCCCTGCCGCGACGAAGCCCCGATTCTGCGCGACCTGTCGGAGAAACAGACGGCGGGTGGGCTGGCGGTGGTGGGCGTGGTGTTCTCCGACAAAGACCTGAACGGCATCAAATCGTTTATCCAGCAGTACGGACTGGCGTATCCGAGCCTGCTCGATCCGAAGCTCGACACCGCCATCTCCTACGGCGTCAGCGGCGTGCCGGAAACGTTTTTCATCGATAAAAACGGCATGGTGCGCGGCTACGATCAGGGCGGCCTGACGGCAGATCGCCTGAACGCTGGCCTGAACAGCATCGGAGTGACCTTCTGA
- a CDS encoding GNAT family N-acetyltransferase: protein MSELVPQPPRSLGFRTNVALLVQAGSTAEQKDGYQVIRTPKNPTFWWGNFLLLSEVPEPDALPGWLHTFGWEFPEARHVALGLDVPDQLSLDVPPGAGLTLTRAAVMTLECSGRVPPPHLNTQAEYRPLSSDADWQQALTLRLATNDTLEPGAYQHFARRRLTLLREQAEAGRGAWFGAFLDGQMVAGMGLYAAGDGLARFQTVETHPAFRRRGLCGSLVTYAVNWGFEHLGAHTLVMVADPEDEAIRVYRSLGFCESEWQWSLERAPVGELLSSERP, encoded by the coding sequence ATGAGCGAGCTGGTCCCCCAGCCGCCGCGCTCGCTGGGCTTCCGCACCAATGTCGCGCTGCTTGTGCAGGCGGGCAGCACCGCCGAGCAGAAAGACGGCTATCAGGTCATCCGCACGCCGAAGAACCCGACCTTCTGGTGGGGAAATTTCCTGCTGCTGAGCGAGGTGCCCGAGCCGGACGCGCTTCCGGGCTGGCTGCACACCTTCGGGTGGGAATTCCCGGAGGCGCGGCATGTCGCCCTGGGGCTGGACGTGCCGGATCAGCTGAGCCTGGACGTGCCGCCCGGCGCGGGCCTCACCCTGACCCGCGCCGCCGTGATGACGCTGGAGTGCTCAGGGCGTGTGCCGCCGCCTCACCTCAACACGCAGGCCGAGTACCGCCCGCTTTCTTCCGACGCCGACTGGCAGCAGGCACTGACGCTGCGGCTGGCGACCAACGACACGCTTGAGCCGGGTGCTTACCAGCACTTCGCCCGTCGCCGCCTGACGCTGCTGCGCGAACAGGCCGAGGCCGGACGGGGAGCGTGGTTCGGAGCCTTTCTGGACGGACAGATGGTGGCGGGCATGGGGCTGTATGCCGCAGGCGACGGGCTGGCCCGCTTTCAGACGGTGGAAACGCACCCGGCGTTCCGGCGGCGCGGGCTGTGCGGCAGTCTGGTGACCTACGCGGTGAACTGGGGCTTCGAGCATCTGGGCGCACACACGCTGGTGATGGTGGCCGACCCCGAAGACGAGGCTATTCGCGTGTACCGCTCGCTGGGCTTTTGCGAAAGCGAGTGGCAGTGGAGCCTTGAACGCGCCCCAGTGGGAGAACTGCTGAGCAGCGAGCGACCCTGA